TATCACTACAAACCAGCAAAAGAAACAAAACTCATTATAATGCACTTTCACCCCACAACAGTAATACACCTTCACAATACACTGAACAAACTAGAATAAATCAATGCTAACAAATGAGATAGCTTATTTCTCTTGACTGCTTTACATTCGGGCACTGTAAACATAGTAATCATGGCAGACAGCTAGCCAAGCCACAAAATCAATATTCCTAAAGTCTACACCAGAGGACATCaatacagctataatgtataatgtatgaaATACTGCCAAGTAATGGTTGACATGTAGAGAGGTCGGGTTTACAGGTCTTACCCCAGCTTATACTTGTAGGAAGGGCAGGAGCACAGAGCATCAACATGGTGCAGACACACAAGAGCTCCCCCGACTGCAGGGACAGTACACGGCAGATGTGAAGCAGGTGGTTTTACACTTTGCACATTGCCGTTCATCATCTGCTAGTAGTTCAAGATTGATCTTTTCAGACTCCACAACTCCCTGGAGAAAATAAACAAATTTAAAGATGTTCATTCAACTTTGGTCGCATAGTAGTAATCCAGTGTGTACAAAAAACCACGCCCACAAGCAGGTGAACGTATGCATCCAAAGCCATGCCAACATGCGTTCACCAGAGGTAGTATGATATTGCCGTGCATACTGGTAACATCACACGAGCTTGTTTAACACATTGAGTGTGTATTACTTCTGGTTAGTAtagcctctttctctctctttttgtcTACTGACAACATAGCAAGAGCAGTATTCACGTGACTACAATCAGGTACTTGTTTTAGTACAGAGATGgcttctctctctcctgtcctcattGTTTGTTAAGACAGCTTCCATAGATTTAGGTTATGAAGCTCtttatatggcaggcagggaccCCATAATAGTTCACGGatgagaaaaaatgtttttgtattttaatatgtCACagtaataagggggggggggataaagaaTGTGCAATCGTAAAACACAATCTTAAAGGAGTTGCTTTTCATACATTGCTGCTGGTATATACAAAACAAAAGAGCTTCGACTTATCAGcgctcccctagtgtcctgttaAGGACACAAACTTGTCTCgggagtaacagcctgctcagccaataactctaagacaggacagcgctgcagccagtgatttagcaagagctgcacagacatgcAGCCTTTGCCCTAGACgagtaatacattacctctctacgctcccactgttcttctgccctctgcttacTTCCCGCTGCTGCGGCAGTAGCTTCAAAGGCGGTCTTTGAACTCACAGGCCACTCAGTCAaacactggctgggaccgccgtggccaacAACTGTCTGAGCACTTTCAAGCTACTGCCGCGGCGCcgggaagtgagcagagggcagaacaACAGTGGGAGCAttaatgtattaacagtttattTCAATCGTTAGCCGTCGGCAGCACATCAATTTGCGGTCATCGGACGAtaatttaggtccaaacctacatACActatcagccgattatcgttgtgtctattacacggagccaatTATCCCCTGTGTGATAGGGGATtatagcagcaatatattaaaagttatgcaacgccagaaaacccctttaaatttactaGATTACCCTGTTCTGTGGCACCCATTGCAGGGTGCAGCCCAATGTGAGGCAGGAGACGAGACCAGCGCTCGTTTCCACATAAGTCGAGTATTAATGCAGTCTTTTCAATGCATTATCATTAGCCGCACATTCCATTAAGAGACAGGGATATGTACGGCCGATAGCGATAATTCACATGGCTGCACAAAACTATCAGCTGATCACTGCCTCTTTTAGGCTTGTTCACATTGGCACATGCGTTTAATAAGCAATAATTATTGGTTTTGGCACAATTTTGTGCAAATGGCAGTAAATTAGCCTTGGAGCTAATCTCTCTATATACCAGTGTGCTACTTATAACTATAGGAGGCCTATTTTGATTCAACTTTATTATTAAGGAATTAAAAACTGAATAAAGCCtgcttttaacaaaaaaaaaaaaaaacacactacaaAGACTTGTGATTAAGTTATGAAGGTTTTGAAGTTTAGCAGAACACTCACCATCTTGCGGACAGCCTCTCTGAGCGCTTTTCTCTCCTCAATCATGACAACTAGATCTTTCTGTACAGAGGAAGCCAGAACAACATCCAATTCTTCTGCTTTAAGGGCCATCTTGCAGATCATCTCATCATGAGAAAACACACAGTACCTGTTCAAGGCTCGATAATGTTCCACACATTGGCGTCCAAGAGGCAGCTGAGGTGAGAGCACACACACTTTCAGCATTGTGTACCTAAAATTTCATGTTTTTAAAAACGTGCATGGCTGTGACAAGGCGAATTTAGTGCACACTGCTGAGTGCCCCCTCTATGTTGCAATTATTTCTCGTTTTCAGGAGTAAGCAAAGTGATTGCTTTACATCTCTGGCTAGTCACAGCACAtaatcctctctgctatgccGTGACAGTGCTTGTGGACAGGGTGGAGTTTAATAGTATACTAATATAAAGGCGTGTGGAGGGAGGTGGTGTTACTGATGCTATGGCTCTGCAAGGTGCGGtgtgagcagaaaaaaaaaaactgcttcagCACAGCATGGAAGGAGCGTGTTACATTAGGCACTAACCTGACAATGAAGCATTGTGGACAGTGTGAAGCATCACGACTCTCCCAGGCTCTCTCCTCCCACATATAAAGCTAAGCCCCGGCCCCACTTCCTGTATTCTGTCCTGATTTAGCTTAAAGGACAGAATGGCCAAATGTAAAAATCCTGAGTGGCCAGAAGGTAGGGAGCACATAATGAAGCTATTCTAACCTGTCTCAGTGCCCCCGCAGTGCAGCATCACCAGCTCTGTCTGCCTCCGGTCTTCAGTTTCTCTCGGCTTCCTGCATCATTATGTCCGGGCGGGAACTACTCACTCATTGGCAGCAGAGGTGTCCCATTCCAGTCTGGTTAAGTGGACATTTCTGAGCCAGGGCGTGTCATCCCCAAACCGGAAGCTGCAGGAAGCTGGTGGAAGTCCATGAGCAGTGGCACAGCACTGCGGGGCACGAAGTATGACTTCTTTAGTATGttaccccctccccctgccctcccaggGTTTTTAGATTTgaacagagttctcctttaacaagcAGTGGATAGCACACTGCAAAGACTTCCAGTAGACAAGACTTTAGAGACACTATTCAGGGGTAAGAAATCATATTTAGTGAATGAATGACCATTTAAAGGGCATTTCTAGAATTTGAAAGACATAACTGCTTTGTTTTACAAACAGTACCaaacttgtcctcaggttgtgggcGGTTTTGCAGTTTTTCTAAtttctggattacccctttaagacggTGTTCAATTGTAAACATATACAAGTACATTTCACATAGTAATTAAATACTAGCCCTTACCCAGTCGACTGTGCAAAAATTAACAGCCTCTGCAAAGTTGAAGCCCTGGTTGAACCCACTATGATATGCACGTGGAAACGTGATGACAAATTCTCCAGCACACTGATTGGTTCGATATATCTAAAGAATGAAACAAGAAAGCatgtaataaaacattacatTAAAGAAATCAACACAAAACAAATAAACACATTCTGAATTGAATGTTTAAAattgaatgtttaaaaaaaaaaaaaaaaaagtaatagaaaATGTTCTCACTTGCTTTACAtaatatctgctgtgtgtgacatGCTGTTAACTAGTTCGAAGATACAATATGTAAGCCTATATGGAATGGACACTTCTCTGCTTTATTTCATCtttgtttgttttaataaatttctgataaaaaaaaaaaaaaaaaaaaaactcaaactaCATACCGGCACACCATGAGCCATCAGTGTGTTCGGATTCATTATGGTAACCAACTGATGGAGAAGATCGGGTTGAGAAATAAATAACTCTGGAGCCAACTTCTTCATCACCTCTTCCAGCTGTTCCGCTGCATAACCTGGGGCGCCATACCAAGTCTTGGGCTCACCCCTGAAAAAAACAGGAAAGTAAAACTAAGATCATAGCAGTCAGCTTGTATATTATTCAGATGTTTTCAGGTAACCTCTTACCAGTGTAAGTAATTTATTGAATAACTCCAATGATCCTCAATATGCCACAAAAGGAGGAGAAGCACATGCCCACGTAGAGCCAGGGCAACTTCATCCCACAGATATCCGCAGTTACGTGTGCCAGAACGGACGCATTCATTACAGGCATATTGTTCAGATTCCAGCCGCAGTCCAGGTATTCCTAAGATATAATATACATTAGCAATAGTGACATTCCCTGCATTACAAAGAGTAAGAAGATTATATACCTCATCTTCATGCTTTACGCGGAACCTCCCATCTCGCACAGGAAATCCACTGCCGAATTCTTTGGAAGCAATATCGGCTCCATACTCCACAGTTACATCTTCCTCTATAGTGCTTACAAGACGCCAAAACTccttctccaccagctctgtaggTACCATCTGGTGATGTAAGGAAAGGGCTCTACTATTGCTCTTATAAATAAGAGGACGCCGTATCACATTGCAGATACTTACATGCACAGGCATATTAAAATAGTCAGACTTGAAATTATCAGCCATTTCTCCAAACATGCGCAGGGTATAATCTCTAGCCGCTTGCTCAAAACCAAATGCTTCTTGTGGCTTACTGCATTCCTgattggagagagagagaaaaaaaaaaatcaatcaaaacGAGTCAAATGTAAAACTGAATATAAAATATTCTCTTGGTTTAACAACTATAACAATGAAGCATAAAAGTCATTGCTggatagaaatgtatatatagatatacataatGGTCAATTTGTAGGAGTAAAGACTTGGTTTTGACTTGTACTTGTATCCTGCAGAGTGTATGTATTGACAGTGTTAACAATCGCTAGATAGTTTGTGCAGCCCTTTTGCTGCAATCAGCCGTCGGCCATACATACCCTATCGTAGCCAACAGCTATTAGAAGGAAGGGTGTCTTTCTGATTTGACAGATAATTCGTACCTTTGAGGCCcaattcacactacggaattggcgctGAGATTCTGGGCGGAACTCCTCTGcgctgaatcctgccttctatcagttacaaTGGGAGGGGGTGCGCCACTCTgcttaaagaactgacatgtcaattctttgagcggagagcaaagGCTCGCACTCCCTCCCATTGTAAccgatagaaggcaggattcggcgccGAGTACACCCTGAATCTTGGCGCTGATTACATAGTGTCAATGGGGCCTTAGTCTACTCTTACTATATGTGCCTCCGATGGGTTGCTCAGCACACTGAGGGTGGTACTTTAACCTCAATGCAGGACATGCCCACCAACCCTTCACAGATATCGATTTGGTGCTCTCCAGTGATTATGTCACGAGTTTGGTCACGCTAGAGCCGCttgaatattcatgaagaggcAGCGGGCAGGCAAATGAGTGTACAGAGGGGTAAAGTGCACTGAATTCCATAACTAGCACATTAACAAAAGGTGATTTTTCCCAAAAGCCTTAGCAGAGAAGCATAATAAAGCAGAATATTGGTCAGTATTagcgatgagcgaatttacagtagaaacGAGGAAAACTGCTCCATTTCTATCagtattctgctcatcaggctgtggctTTGATGTCTGCTCCGCTCCACActgctggaaaagatggatccagtcctggtaaacTGGAGAAGGATGAtgaatcttttcccagcaccacaaggaggagcagcacggagtgGAGCaaacttcaaagcccacagcctgatgagcagaatgcagataggaacaaaatgCTTCTCTTCttttctactgtaaattcactcatctcgaGTCAGCATCCATGGCCCTATAGGAACATACAAACATTGTGCGGCCATTACAGCACCCTTACTCTAGTGTTGATGAGCCCCAACTAGGTGACACTGTACGTATAGGAGAGGAggccaactgccatgaagccccacctaggtgacactgtccatataagggggcccagctgctatgaagccccacctaggtgacactgtccatataagggggcccagctgctatgaagccccacctaggtgacactgtccatataaggGGGCCCAGCTGCTATAAAACCTCACCTAGGTGAccctgtccatataggagaggggacccaattgctgtgaagccccgtctaggtgacactgtccaccgatgaaatgaagccattttagagcagaaaggcggcacacaagtgttatacaggtataaatAATATGTGCAGCATCTCAAGCTTGACATGGTGTGGAGATCTGCAAGTAGATTAAGGGGAGGTGACAATATGCCTTTAATCCATATTGGATTTCTATTACAGATGGTAAAGAATATATTTCTTCTCAGATATAGGGATTTAAGTTTAATTTGTGAACTGCATCCAAGTCTACCATAAGGGAAACTATGAAATCCTTCTTAAGAGGGATATCCATCTGAGAGATTAGTACTAGAAAGACTAGAATTAAAGCACTCAAAGAAATTATGCACTTAAAGGGCACtcgctaatacattgctttaatgaagttatattacatgCAAAAACTGGTTGGtgcattcctttttattttttttttacccacacaCAGACACTGTGAAGGTAGACATGTGGTTGTGGAGACTTCAcacattttttcagttttttccaTAGAACATTTTGTTTGTGCTTTAATGTGCAAATGTCGGTCAGAAAGTGTATGCATATTTgtatgtgtaataaatacaaatgATTTATAACTGATTTATTGTGTcattttggcttaaaggggtattctgggcaaaaactaaattaaagtattgtattgccccacaaaagttatacaagtgcccaatatacactaattacgggttctgcacatatagggcttttttctctgcacttactacagccgGATGTCCTGTAGTCCTTGCAGATCCTGTTTCGTCACGGCACGGGTGCCATCtgtcccccccccgctgccaggCCGCAGAATTCAAAGTGAAGGTCTGCCTGTGTCTCCTGCACCCCGTTACAGCAGTGCCATAGTGGTGATGCGGCGCCCCCATAGTCCCTGCTCCCTCCGGTACCTGTACggtgcgctctctctctctctttctgtaacTTACAGAGGAATGAGATATGCAGCAGCTGCTGTGGTGTGCGGTCCGCACGCTAAGGGGTCCGGCCTAGGCTGATGGAGGAAGAGAAGTCACCCATCATTATCCCGGTGACAACTGATGATGATGGGTGACATCTCTTCCTCCATCAGCTCACGCCGGTCCCCTCAGCGTGCGGACCGGACACCACAGCAGCTGCTGCATATCTCATTCCTCTGTAAgttacagaaagagagagagagagagagcaccgtACAGGTACCGGAGGGAGCAGGGACAACGCAGACCTTCACTTTAGGAGTCCTGCGGCCGGGCAGTGGGGGGACAGATTGCCGGCATGAGGGGTAGGAAGGACCATAGAGCGCCCAGGGAGACCCCCCTTTGATGCCAAATACATTTCCAACttcaccccctgtgtacccctcaGACCTGCAGCGCCGAGCCAGCTTTCACTTTCCCTCCGCAACAGCTCTTCATGCCCCGTCCCACACACAGCAGCTGCGGCCTTAGGGAAGGTGAGAGCCGGCCCGGCGCTGTAGGTCTGAGGGGTACACAGGggcagaagggggaggggggacatgtATTTGGCATCGGAGGGGGGTCTGGGGAAATCAATTACTGAGCGGGTGCTCTCctgagctgtgtggggtccgggggtcTTGGTACCGTGCTCCCTGTCAGCTGTGCCATCTCTCCTTTCTTCCCTAGCAGCATCTTCAAGCCCTGTCCCACACACAGAACAtgggtgagctgctgctgctgctgggggaaggtggGAGCTGGCCAGCGCCGTGTCTCACCTctaatttaccccccccccccccccccgcttcacCATCTCTCAGTTCCACCTTCATCTTTGTCCCAGTTGTCAGGAGCATCACCTAAGGCAGCCCCCACCAACTACTTTCCTCTCCCCTCCCATACTGTATCGGCACATCAATCGAGATGtcctgataagccccgcccccatttgcGCGCCAGCGGGTGGAGGATTAGCCGTGCAGGGCCTGAGGATAAGGGGGCTGTAGAGAAAGAAGTCACTGCcagctggaggtcacccagaatCATGTATAGtgagtataatggcggtcacccagctttccagcatcttgtatagtagtcagtaaaatggcggtcacccagctttccagcatcttgtatagtagtcagtatattggaggtcacccagctttccagcattttatatagtagtcagtataatggaggtcacccagctttcccagcatcctgtatagcagtcagtataatggaggtcacccagcatcttgtatagtagtcagtataatggaggtcacccagcatcttgtatagtagtcagtataatggaggtcacccagcatcttgtatagtagtcagtataatggtggtcacccagctttccttgcatcttgtatagtagtcagtataacggcggtcacccagctttcccagcatcttgtatactagtcaatataatggcggtcacccagctttccagcatcttgtatagtagtcagtataatggcggtcacccagctttccaatatacacaatattggacgtttcggaggatacagactcctccttcctcatgcgcatgaggaaggaggagtctgtatcctccgAAACATCCGCGAGGAGGACGTGCTTGGGTGTCCGGATGGGAGAggcacatcagctgtgagcatgttatgttttgtatgctgcatctatctatacaagaaaataaaaaagaattttgAACTCAAGTCAACTCTGTGAGTATAAGTGATCCATAGCATTGGAGTACAGTGGATTTCATTACCCGAAGATTTCGGCTGTTTGGTGAGAAAATCACTTCCCTTCACATTTATTGTGTATATTGGATTGCTTTACCGGACTGGTGGAGTTCGGGAGTGTGGAGGGTGCTCATAAGTATTGCAGTGCGTGACTACCTGGTTGAAccgtcacccagcattcccagcattttgtatactagtcaatataatggaggtcacccagttttccagcatcttgtatagtagtcagtataatggcggtcacccagatAAGAAAAGcaattattagattttttttctcttctatgCCGTAAACTGTATTAAGCGACTTCATCAAATAGAAGGAGTCTCAGAagttaggagaaaaaaaaaggaaatacgtTTTTCTGCTTTCAGTCTAGAAATGTTGAGGCGATACCTGCGCCAGACACTTGGGGCATCTCCAGTCTCCTTTGGGCACATCATGCAGAGGTGGAATGAGACAGAAGGTATGGTAACTGTCATCACAACCATCGCACAAAAGGAGGCGGTCTTCATCACTTCCACTCCCACAGAGAAAGCAAACATATAAATCcacctttaaaaaaagtaaaCAGGTCCAGATTAAGCTCCTCCCCATTTTATCCAGTTAAAGGATTTTTTGGTCAAAATAGTCTGATCAGCTATCCACAAAATAGCTTATCAGTCAATTATTGGTGGGGTGCCCACACATGGAACctgcactgatcagctgtttggtgcctgAACAGTGAAGTTAGGGGCCTATCGGcccgatttggacgattatcgcttcgtggaatagagagaacgatcagccgatgattgtgtcattggctgatcgtttacttaggtttaaacctaaaatcatcgggcaccaacagcgcatcg
The Dendropsophus ebraccatus isolate aDenEbr1 unplaced genomic scaffold, aDenEbr1.pat pat_scaffold_2212_ctg1, whole genome shotgun sequence genome window above contains:
- the LOC138775855 gene encoding LOW QUALITY PROTEIN: lysine-specific demethylase 5B-like (The sequence of the model RefSeq protein was modified relative to this genomic sequence to represent the inferred CDS: inserted 1 base in 1 codon; deleted 1 base in 1 codon), which translates into the protein TTLLHDVKDKEYKPHDIPQRQSVQPSENCARRAKRMRAEAVKIKVEPEESPELRTRTLRRRMGSAPSICENDEVKLDKMGRSLIWTCLLFLKVDLYVCFLCGSGSDEDRLLLCDGCDDSYHTFCLIPPLHDVPKGDWRCPKCLAQECSKPQEAFGFEQAARDYTLRMFGEMADNFKSDYFNMPVHMVPTELVEKEFWRLVSTIEEDVTVEYGADIASKEFGSGFPVRDGRFRVKHEDEEYLDCGWNLNNMPVMNASVLAHVTADICGMKLPWLYVGMCFSSFXWHIEDHWSYSINYLHWGEPKTWYGAPGYAAEQLEEVMKKLAPELFISQPDLLHQLVTIMNPNTLMAHGVPIYRTNQCAGEFVITFPRAYHSGFNQGFNFAEAVNFCTVDWLPLGRQCVEHYRALNRYCVFSHDEMICKMALKAEELDVVLASSVQKDLVVMIEERKALREAVRKMGVVESEKINLELLADDERQCAKCKTTCFTSAVYCPCSGGALVCLHHVDALCSCPSYKYKLGYRYTLDDLYPMMNAVKLRAESYDNWASEVIDALKKSGNKK